The following proteins are co-located in the Hydractinia symbiolongicarpus strain clone_291-10 chromosome 7, HSymV2.1, whole genome shotgun sequence genome:
- the LOC130648635 gene encoding uncharacterized protein LOC130648635 — translation MQISKGMLLFVLAEMRRAMDKKCEYCQALKFENENCFKCCHTGKVALDNLSPYPQELGELLTNTDTVQAKNFQSNIRKYNGAVAFASFGANLRPPPGRGPPCFRICGQIWHRVGGLHPPEGQTPVFNQLYIYEEGGALNERMARQENNGYRENVMQTVQDVMDRVSPFAAAYRYMAEVEAEELNQAAAQNRAPSEVRMYMRVGNDRKRYNLPHHDEVAAVFVGQDGAPPGNRDVVIYPRGAAREYFSPIHYGKKLFQQYCVDSYVKVEGNNSNYIRANQTNLRVDSYEGLADHLNARAEERGLQPGRIVVLPSSFQGSPRAMAQNYQDAMAVIGKFGKPDFFLTFTCNPKWREITENLFAGQRAHDRPDLVSRVFKLKLNELLKDVTEMGVLGKTIAHVYVIEFQKRGLPHCHLLIHLDPNDKLRDADDIDSVISAEIPNQQEHPELFEIVRSCMIHGPCGHLNHNSRCMEDDVCTKSFPKNFLASTVAEVNGYPLYRRRDNGIHINVNNVDVDNRWIVPYNPWLSKKYNAHINLEACMSVKSVKCLYKYIYKGHDCANIEINERIDHDEVQTFLDARYVSAPEAIWRLFEFTMHQQSHVVHRLPVHLPNNHIVYFQQGQAEEALDRAADQATKLTAWFVLNAENHDARQYMYPDIPLHFVFNKNKVWKPRQRGHGKIVSRMYNEAVNSQMPRQLRQLFAVILTHCEPSNPFTLWTRYKDAMYEDYIRQMNEEHAEYRLLQDINSMNYPPAENIDVAMEAERASQLRAQLTDEQTALANAVIEAVVNVANNAAQNNRLFYLEGAGGSGKTFTYNYFISELTGRGFQVGTAAFTGIAATLLKKGTTIHRLFRLPVPIVENSTCNITPVSAYAAELRQKSLFLLDEASMIPKHAFHAIDRLLQDICNNELPFGGKVVLLGGDFSQLLPVVRKGKATEIVDICLKSSPLWHLVTEFRLTRNMRTRPGEQQFAAWLLQLGKSVLPGFSPRKYGIICGVGAVACEEKFYFGADDVVCDDEEERNQYPVEFLNSITPSGMPPHCLKLKTGAIVMLLRNIDINNGLCNGTRLIIRRLHDNCVDVEVLTGNAIGDKVLIPRVQLEPSDTGMPFVLRRRQLSLRLSYAMTINKAQGQTFEKVGILLRRPCFSHGQLYVAFSRARAFGDVRVNVVPSSSRNSILCTLYLSAMLYKVQKVDVLE, via the exons ATGCAGATATCCAAAGGCATGCTGCTGTTCGTGCTCGCCGAAATGCGCC gtgcTATGGACAAAAAATGTGAGTATTGTCAAgctttaaagtttgaaaatgaaaattgttttaaatgttgtcaCACAGGTAAAGTTGCATTAGATAATTTGTCTCCTTACCCTCAGGAGCTTGGGGAATTATTAACAAATACAGATACTGTTCAGGCAAAAAACTTTCAGTCAAATATACGTAAGTATAATGGTGCCGTTGCCTTTGCTTCTTTTGGAGCAAACCTTCGCCCCCCACCTGGCCGTGGACCACCATGCTTTCGTATCTGTGGTCAAATATGGCATCGTGTTGGGGGCCTTCACCCTCCTGAAGGACAAACCCCTGTTTTTAACcaactttatatttatgaagaagGTGGGGCTCTCAACGAAAGAATGGCACGCCAAGAAAATAATGGCTATCGTGAAAACGTGATGCAAACTGTTCAAGATGTTATGGACAGAGTAAGCCCGTTTGCTGCTGCCTATAGGTACATGGCTGAAGTTGAAGCTGAAGAATTAAATCAGGCAGCAGCACAAAACCGTGCTCCATCTGAAGTGCGTATGTACATGAGAGTTGGCAATGACCGAAAGCGCTACAACTTGCCACATCATGATGAAGTTGCGGCAGTATTTGTTGGCCAAGATGGAGCACCACCTGGAAACAGGGATGTTGTTATCTATCCGCGTGGAG CTGCTCGGGAATATTTCAGCCCGATTCATTATGGTAAGAAATTGTTTCAGCAGTATTGTGTTGATTCTTATGTTAAAGTTGAAGGTAATAATTCAAATTACATTCGAGCAAATCAAACCAACCTTCGTGTTGATAGCTATGAAGGTTTAGCTGACCATTTGAATGCACGAGCTGAAGAGCGAGGCCTTCAACCAGGTCGTATTGTTGTTCTTCCTTCGAGTTTTCAAGGAAGTCCACGTGCCATGGCTCAAAACTATCAAGATGCTATGGCAGTTATTGGTAAGTTTGGAAaacctgatttttttctgacttttaCGTGCAATCCAAAATGGCGTGAAATTacagaaaatttgtttgcaggCCAACGTGCACACGATCGGCCTGATTTAGTTTCtcgagtttttaaattgaaactaaaCGAACTCCTTAAAGATGTTACTGAAATGGGAGTTCTAGGTAAGACTATAGCACATGTGTATGTTATAGAATTTCAAAAGAGGGGTTTGCCTCATTGTCATTTGTTAATTCATTTAGATCCCAATGACAAACTTAGGGATGCAGATGACATAGACAGTGTTATTTCAGCAGAGATTCCTAATCAACAGGAACACCCTGAGCTGTTTGAAATTGTACGATCGTGTATGATTCATGGACCATGTGGACATCTGAATCATAATTCCAGATGTATGGAAGATGATGtttgcacaaaaagttttcCAAAGAACTTTTTAGCATCTACGGTAGCTGAAGTCAACGGATATCCATTATATAGACGTCGTGATAATGGTATACATATCAATGTCAATAATGTTGACGTAGATAATCGCTGGATTGTTCCATATAATCCATGGCTTTCCAAGAAATACAATGCACATATAAACTTGGAGGCGTGCATGTCTGTTAAATCTGTTAAATGCctctataaatatatttataaaggtcATGATTGTGCCAATATTGAGATCAATGAACGTATTGATCATGATGAGGTGCAGACATTTTTAGATGCACGTTATGTCAGTGCACCGGAAGCCATATGGCGTCTTTTTGAATTTACCATGCACCAACAATCTCATGTTGTCCATAGATTGCCAGTGCACTTGCCAAATAaccatattgtttattttcagcaAGGACAGGCGGAAGAGGCTCTGGACAGAGCTGCAGATCAGGCTACAAAATTAACAGCTTGGTTTGTGTTAAATGCAGAGAATCATGATGCTCGCCAATATATGTATCCAGACATTCctcttcattttgtttttaataagaacaaagTTTGGAAACCAAGACAACGCGGTCATGGTAAAATTGTGTCCAGAATGTATAAT GAAGCTGTTAACTCTCAGATGCCTCGACAATTAAGGCAACTGTTTGCTGTGATACTTACTCACTGCGAACCTTCTAATCCTTTTACTTTGTGGACAAGGTACAAGGATGCAATGTATGAAGATTATATTCGCCAAATGAATGAGGAACATGCTGAGTACAGGCTGCTTCAAGATATTAATTCT ATGAATTACCCCCCAGCTGAAAACATTGATGTAGCTATGGAGGCTGAAAGAGCTTCCCAACTAAGGGCTCAACTTACTGACGAACAGACTGCACTGGCTAATGCAGTCATAGAAGCTGTTGTAAATGTTGCTAACAATGCAGCCCAAAACAACCGTCTGTTTTATTTAGAAGGTGCTGGTGGTAGTGGTAAAACCTTTACTTATAATTACTTTATTTCTGAACTTACAGGTAGAGGTTTTCAAGTTGGAACTGCTGCGTTTACTGGCATAGCagcaacacttttgaaaaagggTACCACCATTCATAGACTATTCCGGTTACCTGTTCCTATTGTAGAGAACAGTACATGCAACATAACCCCGGTTTCTGCTTATGCTGCAGAATTGCGACAAAAGAGTCTATTTTTACTTGATGAAGCTTCCATGATTCCTAAGCATGCTTTTCATGCAATAGATCGTCTTCTACAAGATATTTGTAATAATGAGCTTCCATTTGGAGGTAAAGTTGTTCTTTTAGGTGGTGATTTTTCACAGTTACTGCCTGTTGTCAGAAAAGGAAAAGCAACTGAAATTGTGGACATATGTTTAAAAAGTTCTCCATTATGGCACTTGGTTACAGAGTTTAGATTAACTCGCAACATGAGAACAAGGCCAGGAGAACAACAATTTGCTGCATGGCTTCTGCAACTTGGGAAAAGTGTTTTACCT GGATTTTCACCCAGAAAATATGGCATCATCTGTG GTGTTGGCGCTGTTGCCTgtgaagaaaaattttattttggcgCAGATGATGTTGTGTGTGATGATGAGGAGGAACGGAATCAATATCCAgtagaatttttaaatagtatCACACCTTCAGGTATGCCTCCTCATTGCCTTAAATTAAAAACTGGTGCCATTGTTATGTTATTAAGAAACATAGACATAAATAATGGTTTATGTAATGGCACTCGCCTAATTATAAGACGTCTTCATGACAACTGTGTCGATGTTGAAGTACTCACTGGTAATGCCATTGGAGATAAGGTACTTATTCCAAGGGTGCAACTTGAACCTTCGGATACAGGTATGCCTTTTGTCTTACGTCGCAGACAGCTTTCACTAAGGCTGTCTTATGCTATGACAATAAACAAGGCACAAGGTCAAACCTTTGAAAAGGTTGGAATATTGTTGCGCAGGCCATGTTTTTCTCATGGTCAGCTGTATGTTGCTTTTTCTAGAGCAAGAGCGTTTGGTGATGTTCGAGTAAATGTTGTTCCCTCATCCAG CAGAAATTCAATACTTTGCACTTTATATCTATCTGCCATGTTGTACAAAGTGCAAAAGGTTGACGTGTTAGAGTAA